In a single window of the Tellurirhabdus bombi genome:
- a CDS encoding PIG-L family deacetylase, translating into MNKIAFYTFLLVIGTSFTGHAQSAKPPHPGQILQNLKKLNVVGTALYVAAHPDDENTLMLTYLANERKVRTAYLALTRGDGGQNLIGTEQGVEIGLIRTQELLAARRIDGPEQAFSRAIDFGFSKSTDEAVRTWGQDKILADVVWMIRKYQPDVIITRFPPDARAGHGHHSASGYLAEEAFKISGDATKFPEQLAFVKPWKAKRIFWNVFIPNAFGSNKRPDEAGNMLSVETQLYNSLLGKSYGELAAESRTQHKSQGFGSAANRGERIDYLLQKNGDLAAQDPFDGVDLSWKRVPGSNRVQELVNQAIGTFKPENPAASVPTLVTLYRELQKIGTANPYVVLKKSEVEQLIQQCLGLWFEANPTDYAAAPGEGLRVNLSAVSRSSGVPVRWTHLKLPQVGKDTSLNLALKANDLQLVPVSVTIPKSQKITQPYWLAKPIQKGFFQVDDQQLIGLPENPPAETAEFTFEIDGEAFTFTRPWSHKVVDPVDGEVYRPFEIRPEVTANLAEKVYVFADNQPKTVEIILKANRTAVSGSMTLEVPAGWRVEPTSVPFSIQDKYQETRAMVKVYPAAAASEGTIRAVLKTSNGTFSTAIRTISYKHIPAQTYFPPAEARLVKLDVKVTAKQIGYIMGAGDEVPIALRQMGCTVTLLGPNDLAKDLSQYDAIVVGIRAYNTEEWLRNYQARLMDYVKEGGTAIVQYVTPGVRTPMGPYPFKIDRDRVTEEDAKMTFLNPQHPLLNTPNKITQNDFTGWVQERGLYFAVDWDKAYEPVFSANDTGEAPKQGSLIYAKYGKGHFMYTGLVFFRELPAGVPGAYRLFANMISIGKQ; encoded by the coding sequence ATGAATAAAATCGCTTTTTATACCTTCCTATTGGTTATCGGGACGTCCTTCACGGGGCACGCTCAATCGGCTAAACCACCGCATCCGGGACAAATTCTCCAAAATTTAAAGAAGTTGAATGTAGTCGGAACGGCGCTCTATGTAGCCGCCCACCCAGACGATGAAAACACCCTGATGCTGACCTATCTGGCTAACGAGCGGAAAGTCCGCACGGCTTATCTGGCCTTAACGCGCGGGGATGGCGGCCAAAACCTAATTGGCACCGAACAAGGGGTTGAGATTGGGCTGATTCGCACGCAGGAATTGCTGGCCGCCCGGCGGATTGATGGTCCTGAGCAGGCTTTCAGCCGCGCCATCGATTTTGGCTTTTCCAAGTCAACCGACGAAGCGGTTCGGACCTGGGGGCAGGATAAAATTCTGGCCGATGTGGTCTGGATGATTCGGAAATACCAACCCGACGTGATCATTACCCGCTTTCCGCCCGATGCGCGCGCCGGTCACGGTCACCATAGCGCTTCGGGTTATCTGGCCGAAGAAGCTTTCAAGATTTCAGGCGACGCCACCAAATTCCCGGAACAGCTCGCTTTTGTGAAGCCTTGGAAAGCCAAACGCATCTTCTGGAACGTATTCATTCCCAATGCCTTCGGCAGCAACAAGCGTCCCGACGAAGCGGGAAATATGCTGAGCGTTGAAACCCAGCTTTATAATTCTTTGCTAGGAAAATCATACGGAGAACTAGCCGCCGAAAGCCGAACCCAGCACAAAAGCCAGGGCTTCGGTTCTGCCGCCAATCGCGGGGAGCGCATAGATTACCTGTTGCAGAAAAATGGCGATTTAGCGGCGCAAGACCCATTCGACGGTGTTGATCTGAGCTGGAAGCGCGTGCCGGGCAGCAACCGCGTTCAGGAACTGGTTAACCAGGCCATTGGGACCTTCAAACCTGAAAATCCGGCGGCTTCGGTTCCAACCTTGGTGACGCTCTACCGCGAACTGCAAAAAATAGGGACGGCTAACCCGTACGTAGTGCTAAAGAAAAGCGAAGTGGAACAACTGATTCAGCAGTGTCTGGGCTTGTGGTTTGAAGCCAATCCGACGGATTATGCGGCCGCTCCCGGCGAAGGATTGCGCGTCAACCTCAGTGCCGTTAGCCGGTCGTCAGGCGTTCCGGTGCGGTGGACGCACTTGAAACTTCCGCAGGTTGGCAAAGACACTAGCTTAAACCTAGCGCTGAAAGCCAATGATTTACAACTTGTTCCTGTTAGCGTTACAATTCCAAAATCGCAAAAAATAACGCAGCCTTACTGGCTGGCTAAACCCATTCAGAAAGGGTTCTTCCAGGTGGATGACCAGCAACTGATTGGCTTACCAGAAAATCCACCTGCTGAAACAGCCGAGTTTACGTTCGAAATTGATGGGGAGGCATTTACGTTTACGCGGCCCTGGAGCCACAAAGTTGTTGATCCAGTCGACGGAGAAGTCTACCGTCCCTTTGAGATTCGTCCGGAAGTGACGGCCAACTTGGCGGAGAAGGTATACGTTTTTGCGGATAACCAGCCCAAAACAGTAGAGATCATCCTGAAAGCCAACCGAACCGCCGTTTCAGGTTCCATGACTCTGGAGGTTCCGGCGGGTTGGCGGGTAGAACCGACCTCCGTGCCTTTTTCAATTCAGGATAAATACCAGGAAACCCGCGCGATGGTCAAGGTTTATCCTGCGGCGGCGGCTAGCGAAGGCACTATTCGCGCCGTATTAAAAACCAGCAACGGTACATTTTCGACCGCTATTCGAACCATCTCATACAAACACATTCCGGCACAGACGTACTTCCCTCCTGCTGAGGCTCGACTGGTTAAACTAGACGTAAAAGTAACCGCGAAACAGATTGGCTACATCATGGGGGCGGGCGATGAAGTACCGATTGCGCTCCGGCAAATGGGTTGCACCGTGACTTTGCTGGGACCTAATGATCTGGCCAAAGACCTGAGCCAATACGATGCAATTGTGGTGGGTATTCGGGCGTACAATACCGAAGAATGGTTGCGCAATTACCAAGCTCGGCTGATGGATTATGTCAAAGAAGGCGGCACCGCCATTGTGCAATATGTCACTCCCGGCGTACGGACACCCATGGGACCTTATCCTTTCAAAATTGACCGGGATCGGGTGACCGAAGAAGACGCGAAAATGACTTTTCTGAATCCCCAGCATCCTTTGTTGAATACGCCCAATAAAATCACCCAGAATGATTTTACCGGCTGGGTTCAGGAGCGAGGACTTTATTTCGCCGTGGATTGGGACAAAGCTTACGAGCCAGTTTTTTCGGCGAATGACACGGGAGAAGCGCCTAAACAAGGCAGTTTAATTTACGCGAAGTATGGCAAAGGTCACTTTATGTATACAGGTCTGGTTTTCTTCCGCGAGTTACCGGCGGGCGTTCCGGGCGCGTATCGGCTCTTCGCCAATATGATTTCAATTGGAAAACAATAA
- a CDS encoding ribose-phosphate pyrophosphokinase, with the protein MASLNTVKIFSGSQSRYLAEKIARYYGKDLGGYTLRHFADGEMSPSFEESVRGCDVFLIQSTMPPADNLMELLLMVDAARRASAHYVTVVIPYFGYARQDRKDKPRVAIAAKLVANMLAAAGVNRLMTIDLHAGQIQGFFDFPVDHLEGTSVFVPYIQSLQLDNLVIASPDVGGAARARNFAKYFNAEIVLCDKHRKRANEIASMQVIGDVEGANVVLIDDLIDTGGTLCKAAQIILDRGAKSVRAVCTHPVMSGAAHENIYNSVLEELVVSDTIPMRQPNDKIRVLTVAELFAKAIGRIRDHESISSLFINNQ; encoded by the coding sequence ATGGCCTCTCTTAACACGGTTAAAATCTTCTCAGGTAGCCAGTCCCGTTATCTAGCCGAAAAAATTGCCCGCTACTACGGAAAAGATCTGGGTGGATACACCCTGCGTCATTTTGCCGATGGCGAGATGTCACCCAGTTTTGAAGAATCGGTTCGGGGTTGTGACGTCTTTTTGATTCAATCGACCATGCCGCCCGCCGACAATTTGATGGAGTTGCTCCTGATGGTCGACGCGGCTCGCCGGGCTTCAGCGCACTACGTAACGGTGGTTATTCCGTATTTTGGCTATGCCCGCCAGGATCGGAAAGACAAACCACGGGTGGCTATTGCGGCTAAGCTGGTGGCCAATATGCTGGCAGCAGCGGGCGTTAATCGCTTGATGACGATTGACCTGCACGCCGGACAGATCCAGGGCTTTTTCGATTTTCCGGTTGACCATTTGGAGGGCACGTCGGTCTTTGTACCGTACATCCAAAGCCTCCAGCTCGACAACCTGGTAATTGCCTCGCCGGACGTTGGTGGAGCGGCCAGAGCGCGTAATTTCGCCAAGTATTTCAACGCCGAAATCGTCCTTTGCGATAAACACCGTAAGCGGGCGAATGAAATTGCCTCGATGCAGGTGATCGGGGATGTTGAAGGTGCCAATGTTGTGCTGATCGATGACTTGATCGATACGGGGGGCACCTTGTGCAAGGCGGCCCAGATTATCCTGGACCGGGGAGCCAAGTCCGTTCGGGCGGTTTGTACGCACCCGGTTATGTCGGGAGCCGCTCACGAAAATATTTACAATTCTGTGCTGGAAGAACTGGTTGTTTCGGATACCATTCCGATGCGCCAGCCCAACGACAAAATTCGGGTGCTGACCGTGGCTGAATTATTCGCCAAAGCCATTGGCCGTATCCGTGACCACGAATCTATTAGTTCACTGTTCATAAATAATCAGTGA
- a CDS encoding phosphatase PAP2 family protein, giving the protein MRESLNQLDTNLFLWLNGLNAPWLDPIMVLITARNTWIPLYVVLIGWTVYQYRQKALGILLTIVAAVATSDQITSAVLKPLTLRLRPCHEIALQKLINPVLECGGKYSFASSHAATFFALAMSMWLLYGKRYPVFRWTFLAAGLVSYSRIYVGAHYPLDVLAGTGIGVSMAIICWLVYQKAARPASPR; this is encoded by the coding sequence ATGCGCGAATCGCTTAATCAACTCGACACCAATCTTTTTCTCTGGCTGAACGGCCTGAACGCTCCCTGGCTGGACCCAATTATGGTGCTTATTACGGCCCGAAATACGTGGATTCCGTTGTATGTGGTCCTGATCGGCTGGACGGTTTATCAGTACCGCCAAAAAGCACTTGGTATCTTGTTGACCATCGTGGCCGCCGTTGCGACGAGTGACCAGATCACCTCGGCGGTGCTGAAACCGTTGACCCTTCGGCTGCGCCCGTGCCACGAAATAGCGTTACAGAAACTGATCAATCCCGTTCTGGAATGCGGCGGAAAATATAGCTTTGCCTCCTCGCACGCGGCCACCTTTTTTGCCCTTGCCATGAGCATGTGGTTGCTTTATGGCAAACGGTACCCGGTTTTTCGCTGGACGTTTCTGGCGGCGGGGCTGGTTAGTTACAGCCGGATTTACGTTGGCGCGCACTATCCGCTGGATGTTTTGGCAGGGACGGGCATTGGGGTTTCCATGGCCATTATCTGCTGGTTGGTTTATCAGAAAGCGGCCAGGCCCGCTTCGCCACGCTAA
- a CDS encoding 50S ribosomal protein L25/general stress protein Ctc — protein sequence MKKHEIVGYKRANLGRSESATLRAEGYIPSVLYGNGEQVHFYAPTILFRQLLSTPDAYEVTLNIEGDEYKAILQETQFHPVSDMLLHADFLQIVDGKPLKINVPVRFVGVAPGVQKGGKLIQKIRKLKLKGAAENIPDYVDVDITNLDLGKTIKVGQVTVEGVDILDSPSNPIASIEIPRSMRGK from the coding sequence ATGAAAAAACACGAGATTGTAGGGTATAAAAGAGCGAATCTCGGTCGCAGTGAGTCAGCAACTCTGCGCGCCGAGGGTTACATCCCATCTGTGCTTTACGGAAACGGCGAGCAAGTCCATTTCTATGCACCAACCATTCTGTTCCGTCAATTACTGAGTACGCCTGATGCTTACGAAGTAACACTGAACATTGAAGGCGATGAGTACAAAGCGATTCTTCAGGAAACTCAATTCCACCCGGTTAGCGACATGCTGTTGCATGCCGATTTCCTGCAAATCGTTGACGGTAAACCATTGAAAATCAACGTCCCTGTTCGTTTCGTTGGCGTAGCTCCAGGGGTACAAAAAGGGGGTAAACTGATTCAGAAAATTCGTAAGCTGAAACTGAAAGGTGCAGCCGAGAACATCCCTGATTACGTTGATGTTGATATTACAAACCTGGATCTGGGTAAAACCATTAAAGTAGGTCAGGTTACAGTTGAAGGAGTTGATATTTTGGATAGCCCATCAAACCCGATTGCGTCTATCGAAATTCCACGCTCTATGCGGGGCAAATAA
- a CDS encoding sodium-translocating pyrophosphatase translates to MDNSLYLVPLLGLVGLVVMYTKFRWVSRQEAGDARMQEISTYIADGAIAFLKAEWRVLIVFGLVVAVLLGYSGTLVENSDWVIGVAFAIGAFISALAGYIGMKIATKANVRTAHAARTSLTRALDVSFTGGSVMGIGVAGLAVLGLSLLFILFYNMYVAGQGEVDGLLPVNGVPMEKALEVLAGFSLGAESIALFARVGGGIYTKAADVGADLVGKVEAGIPEDDPRNPATIADNVGDNVGDVAGMGADLFGSYVATILATMVLGREIIIPAGDSDIIGHAPIVLPMVIAGLGLIFSILATYLVRVKDDNGNVQGALNLGNWGSIVMTLIACYFLVNAMLPVGTFEIRGVEFERIDVFYAIVTGLVVGALMSVITEYYTSMGRRPVLSIIRQSSTGHATNIIGGLAVGMESTVLPILVLATGIFVSYKFAGLYGVAISAAGMMATTAMQLAIDAFGPIADNAGGIAEMSHLPEEVRGRTDILDAVGNTTAATGKGFAIASAALTSLALFAAFVGISGITAIDIYKADVLSGLFVGGMIPFIFSSLAIAAVGRAAMKMVEEVRRQFREIPGILEGTAKPEYEKCVAISTQASIREMVLPGAIALVVPVLVGFLFGPEVLGGLLAGVTVSGVLMGIFQNNAGGAWDNAKKSFEKGVEINGQIYYKKSEPHKASVTGDTVGDPFKDTSGPSMNILIKLMSIVSLVIAPHIAVESTEVGAKHRPKTEKVAVVNQAGMSAKAEVTHK, encoded by the coding sequence ATGGATAATAGTCTTTACCTTGTTCCCCTCTTGGGCTTAGTGGGTCTGGTGGTGATGTATACTAAATTTCGGTGGGTTTCGCGACAGGAAGCAGGTGACGCGCGCATGCAGGAAATTTCGACATACATTGCCGACGGGGCCATTGCCTTCCTAAAAGCCGAATGGCGTGTGCTGATTGTTTTTGGTCTGGTAGTTGCCGTGTTGTTGGGCTATTCCGGAACCCTGGTCGAAAATTCTGATTGGGTTATCGGCGTGGCTTTTGCCATTGGTGCCTTTATCTCCGCCCTAGCTGGCTATATCGGAATGAAAATTGCTACCAAAGCAAACGTTCGGACAGCCCATGCGGCGCGAACGAGCCTGACCCGGGCCCTGGACGTATCCTTTACAGGCGGTTCCGTAATGGGCATTGGCGTTGCTGGATTAGCCGTTTTAGGTTTGAGTTTACTTTTTATTCTTTTCTACAATATGTACGTGGCCGGGCAGGGCGAAGTCGATGGGCTGCTGCCGGTTAACGGAGTTCCTATGGAAAAGGCGCTGGAAGTGCTGGCGGGCTTTTCGCTGGGTGCCGAATCCATTGCACTTTTTGCCCGCGTTGGCGGAGGAATTTATACGAAAGCGGCCGATGTGGGGGCCGATCTGGTGGGGAAAGTGGAAGCCGGAATCCCGGAAGACGATCCACGCAACCCGGCTACCATTGCGGATAACGTAGGGGATAACGTGGGTGACGTTGCTGGTATGGGTGCTGACTTGTTCGGGTCTTACGTAGCCACGATTTTGGCAACCATGGTCCTGGGTCGGGAGATTATCATTCCGGCGGGAGACTCCGACATCATTGGCCATGCGCCCATTGTGTTGCCCATGGTTATTGCTGGATTAGGGCTGATTTTCTCTATTCTGGCGACCTATTTAGTGCGGGTGAAAGATGACAATGGCAACGTACAGGGGGCCTTGAATTTAGGTAACTGGGGCTCTATTGTCATGACGCTTATTGCCTGCTATTTCCTGGTAAACGCCATGCTGCCCGTAGGGACGTTCGAGATTCGGGGCGTTGAGTTTGAACGCATAGATGTTTTTTACGCCATTGTAACCGGTCTGGTCGTTGGCGCCTTAATGTCGGTCATTACGGAATATTATACTTCCATGGGGCGCCGTCCGGTCTTGTCCATCATCCGGCAATCGTCCACGGGTCACGCGACAAACATTATTGGCGGTCTGGCCGTCGGTATGGAATCCACAGTATTGCCGATTCTGGTGCTGGCAACGGGAATTTTTGTTTCCTATAAATTTGCTGGCCTGTATGGGGTGGCTATTTCAGCCGCCGGAATGATGGCCACCACAGCGATGCAGTTAGCCATTGACGCATTTGGTCCGATTGCAGACAATGCGGGAGGAATTGCCGAAATGAGCCACCTGCCGGAAGAAGTCCGGGGACGCACCGACATTCTTGATGCGGTCGGCAACACGACCGCAGCGACCGGAAAAGGGTTTGCCATTGCTTCTGCCGCACTGACTTCCCTGGCCTTGTTTGCGGCTTTTGTCGGCATTTCGGGCATCACGGCCATTGATATTTACAAAGCTGATGTGTTGTCCGGTTTATTTGTTGGGGGGATGATTCCTTTTATTTTCTCGTCGCTGGCCATTGCTGCCGTGGGGCGGGCCGCCATGAAAATGGTAGAGGAGGTGCGTCGGCAATTCCGTGAAATTCCGGGAATTCTGGAAGGAACGGCAAAACCGGAATACGAAAAGTGCGTAGCTATTTCCACCCAGGCATCCATTCGGGAAATGGTACTGCCGGGAGCCATTGCGTTGGTGGTACCCGTGCTGGTTGGTTTTCTGTTTGGGCCAGAAGTGCTCGGTGGCCTGTTAGCAGGGGTGACGGTCTCGGGCGTACTGATGGGGATTTTCCAGAACAACGCTGGTGGGGCCTGGGATAACGCCAAGAAGTCGTTTGAGAAAGGCGTTGAGATCAACGGGCAGATTTATTACAAAAAATCAGAACCGCACAAAGCGTCCGTAACGGGTGATACGGTTGGTGATCCGTTCAAAGACACATCCGGGCCATCCATGAACATTTTGATCAAGCTCATGTCTATTGTGTCTTTAGTGATTGCCCCGCATATCGCCGTAGAGTCGACCGAAGTAGGCGCTAAACACCGTCCCAAGACGGAAAAAGTCGCCGTGGTCAATCAGGCAGGGATGTCGGCAAAAGCTGAAGTTACCCATAAATAA
- the trpS gene encoding tryptophan--tRNA ligase, whose translation MARILTGIQSSGRPHLGNILGAIRPAVELSKLPDNESFFFIADLHSLTTIKDGAARREYIRAVAATWLAFGLDTEKNTFWRQSRVAEHTELAWYLNCFTPVPMLNNATSFKDKSEKFASSVNAGLFTYPVLQAADILLYDANIVPVGKDQKQHLEMTRDIASAVNNFCGEPIFVLPDARIDEKLMTIPGVDGQKMSKSYNNYVDIFLPDNELYKVIKKIKSDSTPLEEPKNPDTDVTYQLYSLLATDAQLDEMRQNYLRGNYGYGHAKKALYELIVEIFAEPRRVFNYYFLENPDALEAELQRGEEKARAVASKTIARVREQLGFN comes from the coding sequence ATGGCACGCATTCTTACCGGTATTCAAAGCAGTGGACGGCCCCACCTGGGCAACATCCTGGGAGCCATTCGCCCCGCTGTTGAACTTTCAAAACTTCCTGATAACGAATCCTTTTTTTTTATCGCCGATCTGCATTCCCTGACAACCATCAAGGACGGGGCCGCACGTCGCGAATACATCCGGGCCGTAGCCGCCACCTGGCTGGCTTTTGGGCTGGATACCGAAAAAAATACGTTCTGGCGGCAATCGCGGGTGGCCGAACATACCGAGTTGGCGTGGTATCTGAACTGCTTCACGCCCGTTCCGATGCTGAACAATGCCACTTCGTTTAAAGATAAATCGGAAAAATTCGCGTCTTCGGTCAATGCGGGCTTGTTCACCTACCCGGTTTTACAGGCCGCTGACATTTTGCTGTACGACGCCAATATTGTGCCCGTGGGAAAAGACCAGAAGCAACACCTCGAAATGACCCGCGACATTGCCAGCGCGGTGAACAACTTCTGCGGAGAGCCCATTTTTGTGTTGCCCGACGCTCGAATCGACGAAAAGTTGATGACCATTCCGGGTGTTGATGGGCAGAAAATGAGCAAATCGTACAACAATTATGTCGATATTTTCCTGCCTGATAACGAACTGTACAAGGTTATCAAGAAAATAAAGAGCGATTCGACGCCACTGGAAGAGCCCAAAAACCCAGATACAGATGTCACGTATCAGCTGTATTCGCTCCTGGCCACCGACGCCCAGTTGGACGAGATGCGGCAAAATTACCTGCGCGGCAACTACGGGTATGGGCATGCTAAAAAAGCACTTTATGAGTTAATTGTGGAGATTTTTGCGGAGCCGCGTCGAGTCTTCAACTATTATTTCCTCGAAAATCCAGACGCACTCGAAGCGGAACTGCAACGGGGTGAAGAGAAAGCCCGCGCGGTCGCGTCAAAAACCATTGCGCGGGTTCGGGAGCAATTAGGTTTTAATTAA